The Stenotrophomonas sp. ASS1 genome segment GCATGTTCGCCGCAGTGAAGGGCCTGGGTGGTACCGCGCGCCTGGTGATGCTGCCGAACGAATCGCATGCCTACCGTGCACGCGAGTCGATCATGACCATGCTGGCCGAAAGCGAGCGCTGGCTGGAACAGACCATCGGCCCGGCCGAGCAGGGCAAGGCGAAGAAGAAGCGCTGACGTGACCCGGTAGTGCCGGCCGCTGGCCGGCAACCTCATGGACCTACGCGACCTGAGGTTGCCGGCCAGCGGCCGGCACTACCAGATGAAACCATTTTTGCAACGCAGCACGATGCCCGTTCTGGGATAGGCTTGGGGTCTGGATCCGTTGACCGAGGCCTGTGCGTCGCCGATGAACGAGTACCGCAGCAGCATCGAGTTTGCTTCCCCCGATCTTCCGCTTCGCGATGATGTGCGCCGGCTCGGCGCGCTGGTTGGCGACCTGCTGGTCGAGCAGGTATCCGCCGCCTTCCTCGACGATGTCGAGGACGTGCGCACCCGCGCCATCGCCCGCCGTGAGAATCAAGCTCCATTGTCGGAGCTGGCCGATGGCCTGGCCGGACGCACGCCGCAGCAGGCAGAAACCATGGTGCGGGCCTTCAGCACCTACTTTCAGGTGGTCAACATCGCCGAGCGCGTGCATCGCATCCGCCGTCGCCGTGACTACCAGCGTGGCGGTACCGCCGGGGCGCAGCCCGATGGCCTGCAGGATGCGCTGCAGCACCTGAAGGCACAGGGGGTGGGCCTGGACGAGCTGGCGCAGTGGCTGCCACGCATCGACATCGAACCGGTGTTCACCGCACACCCGACCGAAGCGGTACGCCGCGCGCTGCTGGAAAAAGAGCAGTTGATGGTGGCCAGCCTGGTCGACAACCTCGACGGCCAGCGCACGCCGGGCGAGGCCGCCGCCGATGCCGCTCGCTTCCGCATGGCATTGACCGCTTCGTGGCAGACCACCGATTCCTCGCCGGTGCGGCCCACCGTCGATGACGAACGCGAGCACGTCGGCTTCTATCTGGTGCAGGTGCTGTACCGGGTGATTCCGGTGCTGTACGAATCGCTGCAGCAGGCGTTGCGCGATACCTATGGCGAAGAACTGCCGCTGCCGCGCCTGCTGCGCTTCGGCACGTGGGTGGGCGGCGACATGGACGGCAACCCGAACGTGGATGCCACCACCATCCGCAACACGCTGGATGCGCAGCGGCAGGCGGTGCTCGGGCGCTACCAGAAGGAACTGCTGCAGCTGGCCAGCCTGCTCAGCCAGTCCACCGAGCGGGTAGGGGTGAGCGATGCGCTGCAGGCGCGCGTGGTGCAGTACCAGCAGCTGCTGCCGCAGGTGCAGTCGCGCCCGCGCCACGCCGATATGCCGTACCGCCTGCTCAACGACCGCATGCGCGCACGCCTGCAGGCGACGCTGGACGATGGCGAGGGCGCCTACGCCGGCCCCGCCGAACTGATCGACGACCTGCAGCTGATCCTCGACAGCCTGCTTGCGAACCGTGGCGAGCACGCTGGTGGTTTTGCCGTGCAGCGCCTGCTGTGGCGGGTGAAGACCTTTGGCTTCCATCTGGCGCGGTTGGATGTGCGCCAGGAATCGAGCGTGCATGCGCGTGCGCTGGCGACGGTGCTGGGCGGCGACACGGCGTGGGAGGGCCTGGATGCCTTGGGCCGCGCGCGCCTGCTGGCACCGCATGCCAGTGGTGAGGCACGGTTGCCGAAGGGCGACGACGAGGGCAACCAGCGGCTGGATGCGGTGTTCGCCGCGCTGGCCGATGCGCGTGCGCGGCATGGCAGCGATGCGCTGGGCAGCTACATCATCTCGATGGCGCACGACCGCAGCGACGTGCTCGCGGTGCTGGCGCTGGCACGCCGTGGCAGCCTGGTGGAAGAGAACGGATCAGTACCGCTGGATATCGCACCGCTGTTCGAGACGGTGGATGATCTCAAGCGCGGCACCGCGACCCTGCGTGACCTGCTGGCCGACCCGATCTATCGCGCGCACCTGCAAGCACGCGACGACGTGCAGATGGTGATGCTGGGCTACTCGGACAGCAGCAAGGACGGTGGCATCGCCGCCTCGCGCTGGGGCCTGCAGCGCGCGCAGGTGGAACTGCTGGAGGTGGCGGCCGAGGCCGGCATCCGCCTGACCTTCTTCCATGGCCGTGGTGGTTCGATCAGCCGTGGAGGTGGCAAGACCACGCACGCGGTCGATGCCTCGCCACGCGGCAGCATTGATGGCCGCCTGCGGGTGACCGAGCAGGGCGAAGTGATCCATCGCAAATACGGCATCCGTGCGTTGGCGCTGCGCTCGCTGGAACAGGCTACGGGTGCGGTGTTGCGCGCCAGCCTGCGCCCGCGTGCCGCCGAACCCCGCGAGGATGAGTGGCGACCGGTGATGGACGTGGTGTCATCGGCCAGCAGCGAGGTGTACCGCGCCTTCGTCGGCCAGTCTGGTTTCATGGACTACTTCCGCACGGCGACACCGATCGATGTGATCGAGCGGATGACGCTGGGTTCGCGTCCGTCGCGCCGGCTCGGTCAGGACGCAGCACTGGGCAACCTGCGTGCGATTCCGTGGGTGTTCGCCTGGAGCCAGGCGCGTGCCGTCATTCCCGGCTGGTATGGCGTGGGCAGCGGACTGCAGGCGGCGGTCGATGCTGGTCACGAGCAGACGCTGCGCGAGATGGCACGTGACTGGCCGTTCTTCCGTACCTTCCTGGACGACATCGCGATGGTGCTGTCCAAGGGGGATATCACCATTGCCGAGCAGTTCTCGCTGTTGTCGGGCGACCTGCACGGGCGCTTCTTCCCGCAGGTACAGCGCGAACTGGAACTGACCCGGCACTGGCTGCTGGCGCTGATGGACCAGCAGACGCTGCTCGACCACGATGCGCGGCTGTCGCTGTCGATCCGTCTGCGCAATCCCTATGTCGATCCGATCAGCGTGCTGCAGGTGGATCTGCTGCAGCGTTGGCGCGAAAGCGGGCGCGAGGATGACGAGCTGCTGCGCGCGCTGGTGGCCTGCGTGAACGGTGTTTCGCAGGGTGTGCAGAACACCGGGTGAAATGCATCCGCCGGGCGTGGTCCGGCGAATTCGAAATGGTAGTGCCGGCCGCTGGCCGGCAACCTCATGATGTTCGGCAGCACGCGCGAGGTTGCCGGCCAGCGGCCGGCACTACCTCACTCTTCCGGCGACGGCGGGTTCGACGCCAGCAGTTCCAGATGGCGCTGCTCCATTTCCTGGCGCAGTTGGCGGCGGATCAATGCGGCTGCCTGGCGGCGCTTCTCGTCCGACGTGACCGGCTGCAACGACGGCACCGGCGTCGGCCGGCCTTCCTCGTCCACGGCCACCATGGTGAAGAAACAGCTGTTGGCGTGGCGCACGCTGCGCTTGAGGATGTCCTCGGCCACCACCTTGATGCCGATCTCCATCGACGAGGTGCCGGTGTAATTCACCGAGGCCAGGAAGGTGACCAGCTCGCCCACCGCGATGGGCTGGCGGAACATCACCTGGTCCACCGACAGGGTGACCACGTAGCTGCCGGCGTAACGGCTGGCGCAGGCGTAGGCGACCTGGTCGAGCAGGCGCAGGATGGCGCCGCCGTGGACCTTGCCGGAGAAATTGGCCATCTCCGGCGACATCAGCACGGTCATGGACAGCTGGTGGGTTTTCAGTTCGGTCGACATGGGGCGATTGTATCGGCAACCGGTTGTGCCGGCCGCTGGCTGGCAATCACGCGATTGTTTCCGGAGGCCATGAAAAAGCCGGCCAGCGGCCGGCTCTACCAGAAGCAGAAGGGCCGCGTGAGCGGCCCTTCGTGTTTCTTACTTCAGCTTCGCATCGGCGCGCAGGGCGGCGGCGCGGTCGGTCTTCTCCCAGGAGAAGGCCGTGGCGTTGACGGTCTCGCCTTCGCCGTTGAGGTAGCTGAACTCCTTCGGCTTGCGGCCGAAGTGGCCGTAGGCCGCGGTCTGCTGGTACATCGGGTGCACCAGGTCCAGCATCTTGATGATGCCGTACGGGCGCAGGTCGAAGTGCTTGCGGATCAGCTTCTCGATCTTGTCGTCGCTGATCTTGCCGGTGCCGAAGGTGGTGACCGAGATCGAGGTCGGCTCAGCCACGCCGATGGCGTAGGAAACCTGCACTTCGCAACGGTCGGCCAGGCCGGCGGCAACCACGTTCTTGGCCACGTAGCGGGCAGCGTAGGCCGCCGAACGATCGACCTTGGACGGGTCCTTGCCGGAGAAGGCACCACCACCGTGACGGGCCCAGCCGCCGTAGGTATCGACGATGATCTTGCGGCCGGTCAGGCCGCAGTCGCCCACCGGGCCGCCGATCTCGAACTTGCCGGTCGGGTTGATGTGGAACTTGGTGCCCTTGTGCAGCCACTTGGCCGGCAGCACCGGCTTGATGATCTCTTCGCGGACGGCCTCGATGAGGTCCTTCTGCTTGATGCCCGGGGCGTGCTGGGTCGACAGGACCACGGCGTCGATGGCCGAGACCACGCCGTTTTCATAGCGCAGGGTGACCTGGCTCTTGGCGTCCGGGCGCAGCCACGACAGCGGCGAGTTCTTCTTCTTGCGGATCTTGGCCTGCTGCTCGACCAGGCGGTGCGACAGGTGGATCGCGGCCGGCATGTAGCTGTCGGTCTCGTTGGTGGCATAGCCGAACATCAGGCCCTGGTCGCCAGCGCCCATTTCTTCCGGCTTCTTGCGATCCACGCCCTGGGCGATGTGCGGCGACTGCTTGCCGATCAGGTTCAGCACCCCGCAGGTGGCGCCGTCGAAGCCGACGTCGGAGCTGTCGTAGCCGATGTCCGTGATGACCTTGCGGGTCAGCGCTTCCAGGTCGATCCAGGCGCTGGTGGTGATCTCACCGGCCACAATGGCAACACCGGTCTTGACCATGGTCTCGCAGGCCACGCGGGCGCGCTGGTCCTGGGTCAGGATCGCGTCCAGCACCGCATCGGAGATCTGGTCGGCAACCTTGTCCGGATGGCCTTCGGAGACCGACTCGGAGGTGAAGAGATAGCTGGACATCAGGCGTAATATCCCTTGATTCGGATGGAAAGATGGGCGCGAATGATACACGGGGTGCGCCGCCTGTGCATTGTGAACCTGTACCGGTTGCCGGTGGTTAAGCCCGCGTAGGCCCGGCAGGGGCCGTCCGGCCGGGATTGGGGCTCAGCCTCGAGGCCCAGTGTTCCACCAGCGTGACAACGCAGCGGGCGCCTACCGGCCCCGACTGCGCGGGCCACAACGCCCGGCAGCGGCTGTGCGGCCGTCATCGTTCTGCCCAAAAACCGCCATCTGGCTGCCGCCTGCCGGGCGCAGGCTGTCGGCCAATCCGGCCGCCGGGCATGAGTGGATCCGCCATGCAGGAACTTGAACAGCGTCTCCAGCAACGCTTCCCCGATTGGTTCCATGGCCGCCGGGGCCAACTGGCGCGGCCGTTGCTGCGCAGCGTCGGTCGCTGGTCG includes the following:
- a CDS encoding acyl-CoA thioesterase; amino-acid sequence: MSTELKTHQLSMTVLMSPEMANFSGKVHGGAILRLLDQVAYACASRYAGSYVVTLSVDQVMFRQPIAVGELVTFLASVNYTGTSSMEIGIKVVAEDILKRSVRHANSCFFTMVAVDEEGRPTPVPSLQPVTSDEKRRQAAALIRRQLRQEMEQRHLELLASNPPSPEE
- the ppc gene encoding phosphoenolpyruvate carboxylase; its protein translation is MNEYRSSIEFASPDLPLRDDVRRLGALVGDLLVEQVSAAFLDDVEDVRTRAIARRENQAPLSELADGLAGRTPQQAETMVRAFSTYFQVVNIAERVHRIRRRRDYQRGGTAGAQPDGLQDALQHLKAQGVGLDELAQWLPRIDIEPVFTAHPTEAVRRALLEKEQLMVASLVDNLDGQRTPGEAAADAARFRMALTASWQTTDSSPVRPTVDDEREHVGFYLVQVLYRVIPVLYESLQQALRDTYGEELPLPRLLRFGTWVGGDMDGNPNVDATTIRNTLDAQRQAVLGRYQKELLQLASLLSQSTERVGVSDALQARVVQYQQLLPQVQSRPRHADMPYRLLNDRMRARLQATLDDGEGAYAGPAELIDDLQLILDSLLANRGEHAGGFAVQRLLWRVKTFGFHLARLDVRQESSVHARALATVLGGDTAWEGLDALGRARLLAPHASGEARLPKGDDEGNQRLDAVFAALADARARHGSDALGSYIISMAHDRSDVLAVLALARRGSLVEENGSVPLDIAPLFETVDDLKRGTATLRDLLADPIYRAHLQARDDVQMVMLGYSDSSKDGGIAASRWGLQRAQVELLEVAAEAGIRLTFFHGRGGSISRGGGKTTHAVDASPRGSIDGRLRVTEQGEVIHRKYGIRALALRSLEQATGAVLRASLRPRAAEPREDEWRPVMDVVSSASSEVYRAFVGQSGFMDYFRTATPIDVIERMTLGSRPSRRLGQDAALGNLRAIPWVFAWSQARAVIPGWYGVGSGLQAAVDAGHEQTLREMARDWPFFRTFLDDIAMVLSKGDITIAEQFSLLSGDLHGRFFPQVQRELELTRHWLLALMDQQTLLDHDARLSLSIRLRNPYVDPISVLQVDLLQRWRESGREDDELLRALVACVNGVSQGVQNTG
- the metK gene encoding methionine adenosyltransferase — protein: MSSYLFTSESVSEGHPDKVADQISDAVLDAILTQDQRARVACETMVKTGVAIVAGEITTSAWIDLEALTRKVITDIGYDSSDVGFDGATCGVLNLIGKQSPHIAQGVDRKKPEEMGAGDQGLMFGYATNETDSYMPAAIHLSHRLVEQQAKIRKKKNSPLSWLRPDAKSQVTLRYENGVVSAIDAVVLSTQHAPGIKQKDLIEAVREEIIKPVLPAKWLHKGTKFHINPTGKFEIGGPVGDCGLTGRKIIVDTYGGWARHGGGAFSGKDPSKVDRSAAYAARYVAKNVVAAGLADRCEVQVSYAIGVAEPTSISVTTFGTGKISDDKIEKLIRKHFDLRPYGIIKMLDLVHPMYQQTAAYGHFGRKPKEFSYLNGEGETVNATAFSWEKTDRAAALRADAKLK